The following coding sequences are from one Arthrobacter crystallopoietes window:
- a CDS encoding response regulator, giving the protein MTNDLQVLIVDDDFHVGRLHASYVEAVPGFAALPPAGTAEQALRVVHAREPDLILLDVYLPDALGLDLLRTLDVDVIMLTAAADAASVRKALRRGALGYLIKPFTADQLTRKLRAYARYRRLLANQSAVDQDTVERALHALHPGEAPGSGRARSATETSVLEALEPGTQKSAADVARQVGISRATAQRYLSALADDGAVEIHLRYGSTGRPEHRYGPVGP; this is encoded by the coding sequence ATGACGAATGACCTGCAGGTGCTCATTGTCGACGACGACTTCCACGTTGGCCGCCTGCACGCCAGCTACGTCGAGGCCGTCCCCGGCTTCGCTGCCCTGCCGCCGGCCGGCACCGCGGAGCAGGCGCTGCGGGTGGTGCACGCCCGGGAACCGGACCTCATCCTGCTGGACGTGTACCTGCCCGATGCCCTGGGCCTCGACCTGCTGCGAACCCTGGACGTTGACGTCATCATGCTGACGGCCGCCGCCGATGCCGCCTCGGTCCGCAAAGCCCTGCGCCGCGGCGCGCTCGGCTACCTGATCAAGCCCTTCACGGCCGACCAGCTGACCCGGAAGCTGCGCGCCTACGCCCGCTACCGCCGACTGCTCGCCAACCAAAGCGCCGTGGACCAGGACACGGTGGAACGGGCGCTGCACGCCCTCCACCCCGGCGAGGCTCCCGGTTCGGGCCGGGCCCGCTCGGCCACGGAGACGTCGGTACTGGAAGCGCTGGAGCCCGGAACGCAGAAGTCCGCCGCGGACGTGGCACGGCAGGTAGGCATCTCGCGTGCTACCGCCCAACGCTACCTTTCCGCGCTGGCCGACGACGGCGCCGTCGAAATCCACCTTCGCTACGGCAGCACCGGACGGCCCGAGCACCGCTACGGCCCGGTGGGACCCTGA
- a CDS encoding chitobiase/beta-hexosaminidase C-terminal domain-containing protein: MTSDPEIKLRPPNGRRSQRRRAVGVAAAGAVLLSGLSVLPPATAAALPAGGAGLSQSALAGMLPAALPKGPAGVGPINPDNGYPYWYGDSGDAAKGLAPIRLELCVDAAACPVIGVDYDPTQPLTVPGNFPEESFWWSAETEVTMPDGAEALLVMAQEAAFSGAGEVADGQQNAFARLRIRLDDGVPGQQYTFTHPYGVDVLTADDRGRIRFTEDIGCMQQPCSWDEPSEGRIGPFLRWTEEAPDGFIGDPNIQHEVVGSPHDTNFFRVSGPAGPDVQTAETNLFAVQGKIATIEAGVDKPGGLYHSAQTVKIHSSFPEGKIIYTVDGTDPVVNEDGTVTGIEYVPTAGAAVSEVAVDLATPGTNTLKYISIDPATDETTEIYTEVYELDAARPWLEATPDTASPLAGPQLVTLSGNTNNPAVAPEIYYTTDGSTPSFSADGEPLGNTWEYTEPMQIGTSVNLRAVAVDPATGTAGEIRSFPFKVHNLQEVGPTSEEHGFPEWLRDNGWEGQEPVQLDLCLEDPLCPVVEERPDPESPTSFPDNFPGEAFWFASESVVDVGGEEVQLTLASEAAFGADMVRDGDQVAFGRIRVRGDGVFEPGATYKFTHPYGVLELAADVDGNINYTEDLGALNGTGEFSHLLEAKIGPFLRWDEGAPTGYLGDGNTPHAVVGSPYDTNFFKVEQVTEADGEELSDPDVLGQTDEFVVQGKMTNATPPEAPTATAATAGGLFAADQLVALTSTPDTAQIFFTTDGTEPTEDSTLYTEPIAITNEGITTLKFLAINFGIPSEVVTETFTLDKTAPALTGTPEGEMAAGTAVTLAADGNAAIYYTLDGTEPSNASTLYAAPVQLSAGQTLRAVAIDEAGNTSAIGTWTTAAAEENPGEGEENPGDGEEIPGEGEEEPGETPGETPGEEPAAAESSNDFTSDGKADLITTDRTGKLWLYVGKNNGGYEPRKQIGWGWTSMTSLISTGDTDGDGKADLVARDTAGKLWHYAGKGTGWFEAKKQIGWGWNIMTSIVGSGDFNGDDKNDLVARDKAGDLWLYAGHGNGWYAPKQKIGWGWNSMTMIVGPGDFNGDGEADLVTRDRAGDLFLYAGDGNSSYAPKRKIGWGGWNSMTMIVGPGDMSGDGKADLVTRDRAGNLYLYVGDGKGRMAPKQKIGWGWNMMNNIL; this comes from the coding sequence ATGACATCCGATCCTGAAATCAAGCTGAGGCCGCCAAACGGCCGAAGGTCACAACGACGGCGGGCGGTGGGAGTTGCGGCGGCCGGCGCCGTCCTGCTCTCGGGCCTGTCCGTTCTGCCGCCGGCAACCGCGGCCGCGCTGCCGGCCGGCGGCGCGGGGCTGTCGCAGTCCGCGCTCGCGGGCATGCTGCCGGCAGCTTTGCCTAAAGGCCCGGCGGGGGTGGGTCCAATCAACCCGGACAATGGCTATCCGTACTGGTATGGCGACAGCGGAGACGCGGCCAAGGGGTTGGCCCCGATACGGCTGGAACTGTGCGTGGACGCCGCGGCCTGCCCGGTCATTGGCGTCGACTACGACCCGACCCAGCCGCTGACCGTTCCGGGGAACTTCCCGGAAGAGTCCTTCTGGTGGTCTGCCGAGACGGAGGTGACCATGCCCGATGGGGCCGAAGCCCTGCTGGTCATGGCACAGGAGGCAGCATTCAGCGGTGCCGGCGAGGTGGCCGACGGCCAACAGAACGCATTTGCCCGGCTGCGCATCCGGCTCGATGACGGCGTACCCGGCCAGCAGTACACCTTCACCCATCCCTACGGTGTGGACGTGCTGACCGCCGATGACCGCGGCCGGATCCGCTTTACCGAGGACATCGGCTGCATGCAGCAACCGTGTTCTTGGGATGAGCCATCGGAAGGCCGCATCGGTCCGTTCCTGCGTTGGACTGAAGAGGCGCCGGACGGCTTCATCGGGGACCCGAACATCCAACACGAGGTTGTTGGCAGCCCTCACGACACTAACTTCTTCCGGGTTTCAGGGCCTGCGGGCCCTGACGTCCAGACGGCTGAGACGAACCTCTTCGCCGTCCAGGGCAAGATCGCGACGATCGAAGCCGGCGTGGACAAGCCGGGCGGCCTTTACCACTCGGCCCAGACCGTGAAGATCCATTCGTCCTTCCCGGAAGGGAAGATCATCTACACCGTGGATGGGACGGATCCCGTCGTCAATGAGGACGGCACAGTCACCGGCATCGAGTACGTGCCGACTGCCGGCGCCGCTGTCTCGGAAGTAGCGGTGGATCTGGCTACTCCAGGCACCAACACGCTGAAGTACATTTCGATCGACCCGGCAACCGATGAGACCACCGAGATCTACACCGAAGTGTACGAGCTGGACGCCGCCCGGCCGTGGCTGGAGGCAACACCTGATACAGCCAGCCCGCTGGCCGGACCGCAGCTGGTGACGTTGAGCGGAAATACCAACAATCCCGCTGTCGCGCCGGAGATCTACTACACCACGGACGGCTCCACGCCGTCGTTCTCTGCAGACGGGGAGCCGCTCGGCAACACCTGGGAATACACGGAACCGATGCAGATCGGGACTTCCGTCAACCTCCGCGCCGTTGCCGTGGACCCTGCTACGGGGACCGCCGGCGAAATCCGGTCCTTCCCGTTCAAGGTCCACAACCTGCAGGAAGTTGGCCCGACGAGCGAAGAGCATGGGTTCCCTGAATGGCTGCGGGACAACGGCTGGGAAGGCCAGGAACCGGTCCAGCTGGACCTGTGCCTGGAAGATCCGCTGTGTCCGGTAGTCGAAGAGCGGCCTGACCCGGAGTCACCGACCTCCTTCCCGGATAACTTCCCGGGCGAGGCCTTCTGGTTCGCCTCGGAGTCCGTGGTCGATGTCGGTGGCGAGGAGGTCCAGTTGACGCTGGCATCGGAAGCAGCCTTCGGAGCTGACATGGTGCGGGACGGGGACCAGGTGGCCTTCGGCCGGATCAGGGTCCGCGGTGACGGGGTCTTCGAGCCGGGTGCCACCTACAAATTCACGCATCCGTACGGAGTGCTGGAACTCGCGGCAGACGTCGATGGCAACATCAACTACACCGAAGACCTCGGCGCGCTGAACGGCACGGGCGAATTCTCGCATCTGCTGGAGGCCAAGATCGGGCCGTTCCTGCGGTGGGATGAGGGCGCTCCGACAGGCTACCTCGGCGACGGTAACACGCCGCACGCCGTCGTTGGCAGCCCGTACGATACGAACTTCTTCAAGGTTGAGCAGGTGACCGAGGCCGACGGCGAAGAGTTGTCGGACCCGGACGTCCTGGGCCAGACCGACGAGTTCGTAGTCCAGGGCAAGATGACGAACGCAACTCCACCGGAGGCGCCGACGGCAACCGCCGCAACGGCCGGAGGACTGTTCGCCGCCGACCAGCTGGTGGCACTGACGTCAACCCCGGACACCGCGCAGATCTTCTTCACCACTGACGGCACGGAGCCGACCGAGGACAGCACCTTGTACACGGAGCCGATCGCCATCACGAACGAGGGAATCACCACACTGAAGTTCCTCGCGATCAACTTCGGCATTCCGTCCGAGGTCGTGACGGAAACCTTCACGCTGGACAAGACGGCACCGGCACTCACCGGCACCCCGGAGGGCGAGATGGCTGCGGGCACCGCGGTTACCTTGGCCGCGGATGGGAATGCGGCCATCTACTACACCCTCGATGGAACTGAGCCGAGCAACGCCAGCACGCTATATGCGGCACCGGTGCAGCTCTCTGCAGGCCAGACGTTGCGGGCCGTAGCGATCGATGAAGCCGGCAACACCAGCGCGATTGGCACCTGGACCACTGCTGCAGCTGAGGAGAACCCAGGTGAAGGCGAGGAGAACCCAGGCGATGGCGAGGAGATCCCGGGTGAAGGCGAGGAGGAGCCGGGCGAAACCCCTGGTGAGACCCCAGGTGAGGAGCCCGCTGCGGCGGAGTCGAGCAACGATTTCACCTCTGACGGCAAGGCCGATCTGATCACCACGGACCGCACCGGCAAGCTCTGGCTCTACGTGGGCAAGAACAACGGCGGCTACGAACCACGGAAGCAGATCGGATGGGGCTGGACCAGCATGACCAGCCTGATCAGCACCGGCGATACCGATGGTGACGGCAAGGCTGACCTGGTGGCCCGCGATACGGCCGGCAAGCTGTGGCACTATGCCGGCAAGGGAACCGGCTGGTTCGAAGCGAAGAAGCAGATCGGCTGGGGCTGGAACATCATGACCAGCATCGTCGGATCCGGCGACTTCAACGGCGACGACAAGAACGATCTGGTTGCCCGCGACAAGGCAGGCGATCTGTGGCTCTACGCCGGTCACGGCAACGGCTGGTACGCCCCCAAGCAGAAGATCGGCTGGGGCTGGAACAGCATGACCATGATCGTCGGGCCGGGCGACTTCAACGGCGACGGCGAGGCTGACCTGGTGACCCGGGACCGTGCAGGCGACCTGTTCCTCTACGCAGGCGACGGAAACAGCAGCTACGCGCCGAAGCGGAAGATCGGCTGGGGAGGCTGGAACAGCATGACCATGATCGTCGGACCCGGCGACATGAGCGGCGACGGCAAGGCCGACCTGGTGACCCGCGACCGTGCCGGCAACCTTTACCTCTACGTCGGCGACGGAAAGGGCCGCATGGCACCGAAGCAGAAGATCGGCTGGGGCTGGAACATGATGAACAACATCCTCTGA